In a genomic window of Sphingomonas lutea:
- a CDS encoding DUF445 domain-containing protein codes for MTANPLARFNPVQPGAAGMKRVATGLLIVMAAVFALARAYEDRYPALAYVKAFAEAAMVGGLADWFAVTALFRHPLGLPIPHTAIIPRNKDRIGETLANFIRENFLIPAVVARRMQNIDVAGAAGRFLQTPAGEGNRIRAGASRLIADIFESLDDERLGGIVKGAIATRLRKMEVSPLLGHALASAINEDRHVPMLEAAIRWMARALDANEPLIRDMVHKKANWVLKLAALDTKLADAIIDGLKKLTVEMSTDPAHPVRIRIEEALVQLANDLQTKPETRARVEEMKDQLLDNQSVSLWIDALWQRAREAMIKAARNPDAVLAGKLGDVMKAMGSTLERDARIRAAINQFARRAAVGMAASYGGSMVKLVSETIRGWDANTVTGRLEAAVGRDLQYIRINGTLVGGMVGLVLHLLDGL; via the coding sequence ATGACCGCCAACCCGCTCGCGCGTTTCAACCCGGTTCAGCCGGGCGCAGCGGGCATGAAGCGGGTGGCGACCGGCCTGCTGATCGTCATGGCTGCGGTGTTCGCCCTCGCCCGGGCCTATGAGGACCGCTACCCCGCGCTTGCCTACGTCAAGGCCTTCGCCGAAGCGGCGATGGTCGGCGGCCTCGCCGACTGGTTCGCGGTCACCGCCCTTTTCCGCCACCCGCTCGGCCTGCCGATCCCGCACACCGCGATCATCCCGCGCAACAAGGACCGCATCGGGGAAACCCTCGCCAATTTCATCCGCGAGAATTTCCTCATCCCCGCCGTCGTCGCGCGAAGGATGCAGAATATCGACGTGGCCGGCGCCGCGGGCCGTTTCCTCCAGACCCCGGCAGGGGAGGGCAACCGAATCCGAGCGGGTGCCTCGCGGCTTATCGCCGACATCTTCGAAAGCCTCGACGACGAACGGCTCGGCGGGATCGTCAAGGGCGCCATCGCCACCCGCCTGCGCAAGATGGAGGTGTCACCGCTGCTTGGTCATGCCCTCGCCTCGGCGATCAACGAGGATCGGCACGTCCCCATGCTTGAAGCCGCGATCCGTTGGATGGCCCGCGCTCTTGACGCCAATGAGCCGCTCATCCGCGACATGGTGCACAAAAAGGCCAATTGGGTGCTGAAGCTGGCCGCGCTCGACACCAAGCTCGCCGACGCAATCATCGACGGTCTGAAGAAACTGACGGTGGAAATGTCCACCGATCCTGCCCACCCGGTGAGGATCAGGATTGAAGAAGCGCTGGTTCAGCTCGCCAACGACTTGCAGACCAAGCCGGAAACCCGCGCCCGCGTGGAAGAGATGAAGGACCAACTGCTCGACAATCAATCGGTCAGCTTGTGGATCGACGCGCTTTGGCAACGCGCCCGCGAGGCGATGATCAAGGCCGCGCGCAATCCCGATGCCGTCCTCGCCGGCAAGCTTGGCGACGTCATGAAGGCGATGGGCTCGACGCTTGAGCGCGACGCGCGCATCCGCGCCGCGATCAATCAGTTCGCGCGCCGCGCCGCGGTCGGCATGGCGGCGAGCTACGGGGGATCAATGGTCAAATTGGTGTCGGAAACGATCCGCGGCTGGGACGCCAACACGGTCACCGGCCGGCTCGAAGCCGCGGTCGGGCGCGACCTCCAATATATCCGCATCAACGGCACGCTGGTCGGCGGGATGGTCGGCCTCGTCCTCCACCTGCTCGACGGGCTGTGA